From the Orenia metallireducens genome, one window contains:
- a CDS encoding XapX domain-containing protein yields the protein MNQMLMATISGLIVGALFGFLNLPIPAPPNLAGVLGIIGIYIGFILIKSFT from the coding sequence ATGAATCAAATGTTAATGGCAACTATAAGTGGATTAATTGTTGGAGCTTTGTTTGGCTTTTTGAATTTACCTATTCCTGCTCCACCAAATTTAGCAGGAGTTTTAGGGATTATAGGAATATATATAGGGTTTATACTAATTAAGTCTTTTACGTGA